The Polyangium aurulentum genomic interval CGTCGTGGACCCGGGGCCGCACGTGGACCGTTTCCCCGAAGGCGCGCTGGAGGCATTTCTGGCGAGCACGTTTCGCGTCTCGCGCCTCGGTGATCGCGTGGGCGTGCGGCTCGAGGGCACGAAGATCCCGCGAGATCGACCTGATCTCGCATTGCCCGTGCCGATGCTGCGCGGCGCCGTGCAGGTCTCGACGGACGGGACGCCCATCGTGTTCGGGCCGGATCATCCGACGACGGGTGGGTATCCGGTGCTGGCCGTCGTGCGGCGGGACGCGTGGGGAGCGCTCGCGCGCAGGCGGCCGGGCGACGAGGTGCGGTTTGTCAGGGGTGCGTGAGCGTGCTTCAGAGCTGGAAGTTGTCCGCGCAGGCGAGCCGCTGGGATAGATTCGTGCACATGAACTTGGAGGGCTGCAAGATCTGAGCGCACTCGCCCTCGGAGACGGGCGGCGTCCAGGGATAGCGGACGTAATGGCCGGCGGTGACGGGGCCGCTCGCGAGGGGAAAGTCGGCGACGGTGAGGCGGCCGAGGTCGACGCAGCAATTGCTATCGCAGAGACCCGTGAGGGTGAGGTGTGCGCGCTGCTCCGAGACGACCAGAGCGCTCACCCAGTCGCGCTCCTCCATGAGGAGGGTCGAATAATAGATGTTCTCGTCGGTGTGCCGGGCCTTTGGCTCGGTGACGATGCTCCCCACGGGGATGCCCCGCGCGACGAGCAGGTCGCGGAGGGTGTCGGCCTCGACCCATTCGTTGTGGACCGCGCCGCCGGTGGTGATGAAATGGTCGCCGTAGCCGGCATCCATGAACGCGACGGCGAGGTCGGCGCGGGCAATCTGGCAGGGCGAGGGCGCGCCGTCGGGCTCGTTCGGGCAGCCGAGGACGATGATCACGTCATGCGCGGCGGCCATGCAAGCCGAGGCGGGAGGCTGCGGGTCGAGCGGGTAGTTGGCATATTCGCCAGGGTATCGGTCGACCATGGATTCGACCGTGCAGAGCGCGGCGGCCTGGGCGCCGTCGGGCAGGGACGGGGGAGAGAATGGGGCAGGGGAGGGCGGGGGATCGGAGGCGCAGGCGGGGAGGGTGAGCGCGAGGAGGAGTGTGGCTGGGAGCCGAAGCGGCCGGAGCGGAACAAAGTCGAACACGGATGGGCAAGATACCACGGCTTTTGGAAGTGTGATCGCGGGCGAACGGATCTAGCAGAGCGGCCCCTGTTCCCAGAACCTCCGAGGTGCGCTATCTTCCCTCGTGCCATGGGACGCCCGAGCTATGACGAGCAAACGTTGGCGGCCTACTTTCAGCCGATCCAGGCCGAGACCTGGAACGATCCGGTTGCGGGACCGGCGCTTCGATGCCTCGCGGTGGAAGATCCGGACATCATCGCGGCCGTGGCAGATGTCGATCGCTCGCAGATCCGTGACTGCCTGAGCCGCACGCCCTGGGAGCGGCTGCAGAGAGCGATGGGGATGGCCCGCGTGTATGCAGGGTTCCGGCGTGTCGACAGTTGACTGGACGTACGAGCTGTTGGGCGGCCTCGTCAAGGCCGGTGTCGAGTTCGTCGTCGTGGGCGGGGCGGCAGCGATGATGCTCGGGGCGCCCATTGTCACGCAGGACATCGACATCGTTCACCGGCGAACTGCGGAGAACGTGGATCGCCTTCTCGGGTGGCTCTTCGCCCACGGGGCGTATCATCGGTTCGATTTGGCGAACCGCAAACTGCCTCCGACGCGAGATCTCCTGCTCGGGCATGGACATCTGAATTTGATGACGGATCTCGGTATTCTCGACGTGCTGTGCGAGCTCGCGCCCGGGGAAGGGTATGATGAGATCCTAGCTGACACGGTGGTTCTCGAGAGCGAGTCCGTGCGCGTGTGTGTGCTGGATCTGCCCCGCCTCATCGCTGTCAAGAGTCGCGCAGGACGACCGAAAGATCGCGCAGTCCTCCCGATTCTCATCGCGACGCTCGACGAACGCAAGCACCAGAAAGGTTGAATGCGCGCGGTATCAGCCGCGTTGCCTCCCCCGCACCATTCCCACCGCCCTCGCAATCGCCCCCTTCAGATCCCCGGCCGGCGCCAGCGCCGACAGGTCGACGCCCAGCTCGATAGCGCCCCGCGCCATCTCGGCCGACAGCCCGGACACGATCGGCGTCGCGCCGAGGAGCTTCGCTGCTCGTCCGGCCGAGAGCAATCGATTCGCGACGGCCGGATCCATGGCGGACACCCCCGTCACGTCGAGGATCACCACCTCCGCGCCCGCCGTCGCAATTCGCTCGAGCAGCGTGCCCGTGACGTAATCGGCGCGCGCTTCGTCGAGCGCTCCCACGAGCGGTACGAGCAGGATGCCCTGGTGCACCGCGAGCACCGGCGAAGACAGCTCGCGGATGGTCGCGAGCAGCTTCTCCTGCTCGGCGCGCGCGGCCTCGAGCTCGGCGATTTGCTTTTCGAGCTCTTTTTTTTGCGCCTCGTCGCGGGCGCGCGTCCGCGTGAGCTCGCGAGATACTCGCCGCATCATGTTGACGAGCATTCCCAGCTCGTCCTGGCGATCGACCTCGGGCAGCTCGGGCCGCGTGGTCTCGGGCCCGCGGTCGTGTAACAGGTGCCCGAGGTGCTGCCCTACCGCGCGCAGAAGGCTGCGCTCCTCCGGCGTGAGCCGGCGCGCGAGCGGCTCGGGTCGGCTCATCCGCTATCCCCAGCTCCCTCGCGGAACCGCACCTCGAACACGCAAATGGGCGCGCCCTTGCGCACGCATTGCACGTGATCGACCGTCACGTCCGTCGCGTCGAGCCCCTCGAGCAGGCCGACGAGACCGCCCTCCTCGAAATGGCAATTGTATGGCTGATCGGCCTCGAGGCGCGCGTGCCCCGGCCCCTTGATCTCGACGCGCCATTCGCCGCTATCGCCGCGCGTGCCATTTTGATAGAACGTCGGCAGCGCGCGCAGGCCCTCTTCCGCCGTGCGTATGCCGAGCTGCCGCATCAGCGGGCGAAACATGTAGTAGATACCCCGGCCAACGAACGCCGGCAGCGACGGATCGCGGTCCTCTAGCTCATTGAGGATCGTCTCCAGGAGCTGGCCGTGATAGAAGGCGTCTGGGTCGATTCCGTCGAGGAGCGCGAGCGTCTCCGGGGGCAGGTGATCGGCCCCCACCGTCGCGATCATCAGGAAGATCGCGCCCGGGTCCAGCGGCGGTCCGCTCCGCACATCGACGGGGGGAGGATCCACCACGATCGCCTCGAGCGGAGCCCGGCGTTGGAATCGGTACATGCCGTTCACGTTGCTCTT includes:
- a CDS encoding YdcF family protein, whose protein sequence is MVDRYPGEYANYPLDPQPPASACMAAAHDVIIVLGCPNEPDGAPSPCQIARADLAVAFMDAGYGDHFITTGGAVHNEWVEADTLRDLLVARGIPVGSIVTEPKARHTDENIYYSTLLMEERDWVSALVVSEQRAHLTLTGLCDSNCCVDLGRLTVADFPLASGPVTAGHYVRYPWTPPVSEGECAQILQPSKFMCTNLSQRLACADNFQL
- a CDS encoding STAS domain-containing protein; its protein translation is MSRPEPLARRLTPEERSLLRAVGQHLGHLLHDRGPETTRPELPEVDRQDELGMLVNMMRRVSRELTRTRARDEAQKKELEKQIAELEAARAEQEKLLATIRELSSPVLAVHQGILLVPLVGALDEARADYVTGTLLERIATAGAEVVILDVTGVSAMDPAVANRLLSAGRAAKLLGATPIVSGLSAEMARGAIELGVDLSALAPAGDLKGAIARAVGMVRGRQRG